A DNA window from Tenuifilaceae bacterium CYCD contains the following coding sequences:
- a CDS encoding penicillin-binding protein 1A translates to MKVKSFVSVEKFRFWFWGIFAFVGLFLITIFFLIGIEFFGPMPTFEELENPKSNIATEIISEDNVVLGNFFVQNRTFVDYNEISPNVINALIATEDARYHSHSGIDFRGLGRVMFKTLLIGKKNAGGGSTITQQLAKNLFPRDTAGNRSAIARKTKLVITKFKEWITAVKLERNYTKEEIIAMYLNVVEFGSNSYGIKSAAKTFFDTTPDSLKVEQAALLIGVVNAPTRYSPTRNPERSVQRRNVVLKQMEKYGYITEQQYDSISKISINLNFKEQDHNAGLATYFREMIRLFMTAKQPERRHYYSEDMYKEDSSLWETNALYGWCSKNLKPDGTPYNIYRDGLKIYTTVNSKMQQYAEESLKEHLKNELQPALDVEIKARRGSPFSSNISPEQASDIIYFAMRQTERYRILRNNGVAKDSIFANFNTKTPMTVFTWKGDRDTIMSPLDSIRYYKRFLRSSFMAMDPHNGHIKAYVGGPDFRHFKYDMVKQGKRQVGSTIKPFLYTLAMQEGYSPCQEVPNVPQTFIVGDSTWTPKNSGSTKYDGKMVTLKWGLANSVNNISAWVMKQFTPDAVTEMIKQLGIHSRVDPVYSIFLGTFDFSLYEMVGAYGTFANKGVHVEPIFVTRIEDRNGNVLAQFNTTKTEAISDQTAFLMVNLLEGVVNQGTGVRLRYKYQLPGKIGGKTGTTQNHSDGWFMGITPNLVAGAWTGAEDRAVHFDNLKMGQGASMSLPIFGLFLQKVYADKSLGISPDDDWDKPVLQKYIDLNCDKKYDDEINEIEFF, encoded by the coding sequence ACCGAGATCATCTCTGAGGATAATGTTGTTCTGGGAAACTTTTTTGTTCAGAATAGGACCTTTGTTGATTACAATGAAATTTCGCCCAACGTGATTAATGCTTTAATTGCCACAGAGGACGCCAGATATCACTCTCATAGTGGAATTGATTTCAGGGGGCTGGGTCGAGTAATGTTTAAAACCTTGCTGATTGGGAAAAAGAATGCCGGAGGTGGCAGCACAATCACTCAACAATTAGCAAAAAACCTATTCCCGCGCGATACCGCTGGAAATAGATCGGCTATTGCCCGGAAAACAAAACTGGTCATCACCAAGTTTAAGGAATGGATTACCGCCGTAAAACTTGAAAGAAACTACACCAAAGAAGAGATTATTGCCATGTACTTAAATGTTGTTGAGTTTGGCAGCAATTCCTATGGCATAAAATCGGCCGCAAAAACGTTTTTCGATACTACTCCAGATTCCCTTAAAGTTGAACAAGCAGCATTGTTAATTGGCGTAGTTAATGCACCAACAAGGTATAGTCCAACCCGAAATCCAGAACGATCGGTACAGCGAAGGAATGTTGTCCTAAAACAAATGGAAAAGTATGGATACATAACAGAGCAGCAATACGATTCCATCTCAAAAATTTCCATCAACCTTAATTTTAAAGAACAAGACCACAATGCGGGATTAGCAACTTATTTCCGCGAAATGATCCGCCTGTTCATGACGGCAAAACAGCCAGAACGTCGTCATTATTATTCAGAAGATATGTATAAAGAGGATTCTTCACTTTGGGAAACCAATGCATTATACGGATGGTGCTCCAAAAACCTCAAACCCGACGGAACCCCTTACAATATTTACCGCGATGGCTTAAAAATTTACACCACGGTAAACTCCAAAATGCAGCAATACGCCGAAGAGTCTTTAAAAGAACATCTAAAAAATGAACTTCAACCTGCGCTGGATGTTGAGATTAAGGCTCGAAGAGGTAGCCCTTTCTCCTCAAACATTTCCCCAGAACAGGCGAGTGATATTATATATTTTGCCATGAGGCAAACCGAACGTTACAGGATATTACGGAATAACGGCGTTGCCAAGGATAGCATTTTTGCTAACTTCAACACAAAAACACCGATGACTGTATTTACCTGGAAAGGGGATCGGGATACAATAATGTCTCCGTTAGATTCAATTAGATACTACAAAAGGTTCCTACGTTCCAGCTTCATGGCAATGGATCCACACAACGGTCACATTAAAGCTTATGTTGGCGGTCCTGACTTCAGACACTTCAAGTACGATATGGTTAAGCAAGGGAAACGTCAGGTTGGTTCAACCATAAAGCCATTCCTATACACTCTTGCAATGCAGGAGGGCTATTCCCCCTGCCAAGAAGTTCCAAATGTTCCACAAACATTTATAGTTGGAGATTCTACATGGACTCCAAAAAACTCAGGTAGCACAAAGTACGATGGCAAAATGGTTACCCTAAAGTGGGGGTTAGCCAATTCTGTTAACAACATTTCGGCTTGGGTTATGAAACAGTTTACTCCTGATGCTGTAACAGAAATGATAAAACAATTAGGCATTCATAGCAGAGTAGATCCAGTATACTCAATATTCCTAGGAACATTCGATTTTAGTTTATACGAAATGGTTGGAGCGTATGGAACTTTTGCCAACAAAGGGGTGCACGTTGAACCAATTTTTGTAACCAGAATTGAAGATAGAAATGGGAATGTACTTGCACAATTCAACACAACCAAAACAGAGGCGATCAGCGACCAAACTGCTTTTTTAATGGTAAATCTGTTAGAAGGAGTAGTTAATCAAGGTACTGGAGTTCGATTACGCTACAAGTATCAACTTCCGGGTAAAATTGGAGGTAAAACCGGTACAACCCAAAACCATTCCGATGGTTGGTTTATGGGAATTACTCCAAATTTAGTTGCGGGTGCTTGGACTGGCGCTGAGGACAGAGCCGTTCACTTTGATAACCTAAAGATGGGACAAGGTGCTAGCATGTCTCTCCCAATTTTTGGATTGTTTCTGCAAAAGGTTTACGCCGACAAATCGCTGGGGATTTCCCCCGATGACGATTGGGATAAGCCTGTTTTACAAAAATATATCGACCTGAACTGTGATAAAAAATACGATGATGAAATTAACGAGATAGAATTCTTCTAA